In one Streptomyces sp. NBC_01288 genomic region, the following are encoded:
- a CDS encoding RHS repeat-associated core domain-containing protein — translation MSDRRRILADIHGDVTVELPLDTSQTLTALAYDEYGTPQGDTTANRYGWLGEKQRSSETVTGATLMGVRLYDPATGRFLSIDPVPGGSANAYEYCGGDPINRYDLDGRFWGFHVSVGAKLAWHYGKRFYRAANRWNNRQEARIVGVGLAYVGSRYLGYRCRYRYGMRVCTGGYGLHARGGTTLGTTYFTWNNSYYTSKPRIRHENKHKKQWMKYGWRFAYIYMRAGRNACHNKWERRANWTDGGYPC, via the coding sequence ATGTCGGATCGACGTCGGATCCTCGCCGACATCCACGGCGATGTCACCGTGGAACTCCCCCTGGACACCAGCCAGACCCTGACCGCACTCGCCTACGACGAGTACGGCACTCCCCAGGGCGACACCACGGCCAACCGCTACGGCTGGCTCGGCGAAAAGCAGCGCTCCAGCGAAACGGTCACCGGCGCCACCCTCATGGGCGTGCGCCTCTACGACCCCGCCACCGGACGCTTCCTGTCCATCGACCCCGTACCTGGCGGCTCGGCCAACGCCTATGAGTACTGCGGCGGCGACCCGATCAACCGCTACGACCTCGACGGCAGGTTCTGGGGCTTCCACGTCAGCGTCGGCGCGAAGCTGGCGTGGCACTACGGAAAGCGCTTCTACCGGGCCGCCAACCGGTGGAACAACCGCCAGGAGGCGCGCATTGTCGGCGTCGGCCTGGCCTACGTCGGGTCCCGCTACCTCGGCTACCGATGCCGGTACCGCTACGGTATGCGCGTGTGCACCGGCGGCTACGGTCTCCACGCCCGCGGAGGAACCACGCTCGGTACGACGTACTTCACCTGGAACAACAGCTACTACACGTCCAAACCCCGGATCCGGCACGAAAACAAACACAAAAAGCAGTGGATGAAATACGGATGGCGCTTCGCCTACATATACATGCGGGCAGGGCGAAACGCATGCCACAACAAGTGGGAGCGTCGCGCGAACTGGACGGACGGCGGCTATCCATGCTGA
- a CDS encoding transposase family protein: MVIYPAALDLPHALVEWVTMLIVTREGDRRCKLRPSQRAMVALVYLHEHTTLAKIAAGFGISESTAHAYTSTVIRLLADRAPGLLKVLREADADFVLLDGTLAECDRVGDGRADYSHKHRRHGVNVQVVTDPGGRLLWLSPALPGRSHDLTAARTHRIIRICERQGVPILADLAYQGGGPWVSTGIKRKPLQELTLTEKTLNRALSAARAPVERGVARLKSWQIFRRSRCSPNRMTSIAKAILTLERQR; the protein is encoded by the coding sequence TTGGTCATCTATCCTGCCGCACTCGACCTGCCCCATGCGCTCGTGGAGTGGGTCACCATGCTCATCGTCACCCGGGAGGGTGACCGGCGCTGCAAGCTCCGCCCGTCCCAGCGCGCGATGGTGGCACTGGTGTACCTGCACGAACACACGACCCTGGCGAAGATCGCTGCCGGGTTCGGGATCAGCGAGTCCACCGCCCACGCCTACACCAGCACGGTCATCCGCCTGCTCGCCGACCGTGCACCGGGCCTGCTGAAAGTCCTGCGCGAAGCCGATGCGGACTTCGTCCTGCTGGACGGCACGCTCGCCGAGTGCGACCGGGTCGGCGACGGACGGGCCGACTATTCCCACAAACACCGCCGGCACGGGGTGAACGTGCAGGTGGTCACCGACCCGGGCGGCCGGCTGCTGTGGCTCTCACCCGCACTGCCGGGCCGATCTCACGACCTGACCGCTGCCCGCACCCACCGGATCATCCGCATCTGCGAGCGCCAGGGCGTCCCCATCCTGGCCGACCTCGCCTACCAGGGCGGCGGCCCCTGGGTGAGCACCGGCATCAAACGCAAGCCCCTGCAGGAACTCACCCTCACCGAGAAGACCCTCAACCGCGCGCTGTCCGCGGCCCGGGCACCGGTCGAACGCGGCGTCGCACGCCTGAAGTCCTGGCAGATCTTCCGCAGATCCCGATGCAGCCCCAACCGCATGACGTCAATCGCCAAAGCCATCCTCACCCTGGAGCGGCAACGCTGA
- a CDS encoding HalD/BesD family halogenase, producing the protein MPVPSRWESLRRQFSADGYVALPGLTSPAVLAKLGEEARQLEADAVRRDFRMECMADSPRHMTTLGGHRIADASPLITGLYEDRELMRLLSSLLGETVVPVHDPVERHVLNVLHRPGDTHGAHTDDYPLALVLFLEAPPHIADGGLLEYHPGREDLNALDAPGARRAHHRPGDGYLLRSDRTAHRVTPLGRPGLRRAVFNFAYTTPDRQGATTSSASLLYD; encoded by the coding sequence ATGCCTGTGCCCTCGCGCTGGGAATCCCTACGCCGGCAGTTCTCCGCCGACGGCTACGTCGCCCTGCCCGGGCTCACCAGCCCCGCCGTGCTGGCGAAGCTCGGAGAAGAAGCACGCCAACTGGAGGCCGACGCGGTACGGCGGGACTTCCGCATGGAGTGCATGGCGGACAGCCCACGGCACATGACCACGCTCGGCGGACACCGGATCGCCGACGCCTCACCACTCATCACGGGTCTCTACGAGGACCGGGAGCTGATGCGGCTGCTCTCCTCGCTCCTGGGCGAGACGGTCGTCCCCGTCCACGACCCTGTCGAACGGCACGTCCTGAACGTCCTGCACCGCCCCGGCGACACCCACGGCGCGCACACCGACGACTACCCGCTCGCCCTGGTCCTCTTCCTCGAAGCCCCGCCGCACATCGCAGACGGCGGCCTGCTGGAATACCACCCCGGCCGCGAAGACCTCAACGCGCTCGACGCACCCGGCGCCCGGCGCGCACACCACCGGCCGGGTGACGGCTACCTCCTGCGCAGCGACCGCACCGCCCACCGCGTCACCCCGCTCGGGCGTCCAGGGCTGCGGCGCGCCGTATTCAACTTCGCGTACACCACGCCCGACCGCCAGGGCGCGACCACCTCGTCCGCCTCCCTCCTCTACGACTGA
- a CDS encoding DegT/DnrJ/EryC1/StrS family aminotransferase has protein sequence MGRDRGHLHHVRGHRARLGEVNSGILTTQLGLLPSWIERRNTIARRYSDTFAELPVETPMVQDG, from the coding sequence ATGGGCCGCGACCGCGGCCACCTGCACCACGTACGCGGTCACCGCGCCCGGCTGGGAGAGGTCAATTCCGGGATCCTCACCACGCAACTGGGACTGCTGCCCTCCTGGATCGAACGCCGCAACACCATCGCCCGCCGGTACTCGGATACCTTCGCCGAACTGCCGGTCGAGACGCCGATGGTCCAGGACGGGTAA
- a CDS encoding cytochrome P450 — MTAYDDIAAILRNDEDFSARDHKPRPLKDLPPDVREILSTWSGESASLGEMDPPEHTRVRSVINAGFTPRALQAAETGIRAAAADLLRPLAAASEFDLITEFALPYALTVILRFLGIPDEHHEACLRWSDHKVQLMVGRDHTPERLREYATGLRAFGGFARELTRQRLSAPRDDLISTMLHESPHGHRLSPDEVASLIPTLIITGHTTLAQALSIIVRTQLRSPGGWAALVDGTVPIADLVEEGLRLDCPVVGMYRTAVREVTVAGRALPAGSRVLLLYGAGNHDPGRYPDPDRCLPARWPAAPHLAFGRGTHYCVGAALARAELRIALEEMATRFPKLSAAPETTPVYRPTFPLRALTALRVRP, encoded by the coding sequence GTGACCGCGTACGACGACATCGCCGCGATCCTCCGCAACGACGAAGACTTCTCCGCCCGCGATCACAAACCCCGGCCCTTGAAGGATCTGCCGCCGGACGTGCGGGAGATCCTGAGTACCTGGAGCGGGGAGTCGGCGTCGCTGGGCGAGATGGACCCGCCCGAACACACCAGGGTCAGGTCCGTGATCAACGCGGGGTTCACCCCGCGGGCGCTGCAGGCCGCGGAAACCGGCATCAGGGCCGCGGCCGCGGATCTGCTGCGGCCGCTCGCCGCCGCCTCGGAGTTCGACCTGATCACCGAGTTCGCGCTCCCGTACGCGCTGACGGTGATCCTGCGTTTCCTCGGCATCCCCGACGAGCACCACGAGGCGTGCCTGCGGTGGTCCGACCACAAGGTTCAGCTCATGGTCGGCCGCGACCACACCCCTGAGCGGCTACGGGAGTACGCCACGGGGCTGCGGGCCTTCGGCGGGTTCGCCAGGGAGCTGACGCGGCAGCGGCTGTCCGCTCCGCGCGACGACCTGATCAGCACCATGCTGCACGAGAGCCCTCATGGTCACCGGCTCTCGCCGGACGAGGTGGCCTCGTTGATCCCGACCCTGATCATCACCGGCCACACCACGCTGGCGCAGGCGCTGTCCATCATCGTCCGGACCCAACTGCGCTCACCAGGAGGCTGGGCCGCGCTGGTCGACGGCACCGTCCCGATCGCCGACCTTGTCGAAGAGGGGTTACGGCTGGACTGCCCCGTGGTCGGGATGTACCGCACCGCGGTGCGGGAGGTGACCGTCGCCGGCCGTGCGCTTCCCGCGGGCAGCCGGGTGCTCCTGCTGTACGGAGCCGGCAACCACGACCCCGGCCGGTACCCGGACCCGGACCGGTGCCTGCCCGCACGGTGGCCTGCCGCTCCTCATCTGGCGTTCGGCCGGGGCACCCACTACTGCGTGGGCGCCGCCCTGGCCCGGGCGGAACTGCGGATCGCGCTGGAAGAGATGGCCACCCGCTTCCCGAAGCTGTCGGCGGCGCCGGAGACCACCCCCGTCTACCGGCCGACGTTCCCCCTGCGCGCCCTGACCGCTCTGCGAGTACGGCCATGA
- a CDS encoding HAD family hydrolase: MTGPLNCPDTVTHRAGPPPAPPEGHRRLFDAVIADVDDTLTLDNSAAELLAALGIPQQRLTDLIGESESGRISQAVADQRLLALLTSSGRVGRTTVERVFSTIRLRPSVTPMIRGFQRAGLRVGLISASFNTYVEPMAARLGVTDWYSNVHLGFDDTDALASVGFTIDAAELKHRQLHDFCTRHRLHPSRVLVAGDSVYDLRMFHCTGRGVLMAFPHNAPLRPHAWQVIDRIDELTALTALRNPPE, from the coding sequence ATGACCGGGCCGCTCAACTGCCCCGACACGGTCACGCATCGGGCCGGTCCGCCGCCCGCCCCGCCGGAAGGACACCGCCGCCTGTTCGACGCGGTGATCGCCGACGTGGACGACACGCTCACACTCGACAACTCGGCCGCCGAACTCCTGGCGGCCCTGGGAATCCCACAGCAGCGGCTGACCGATCTGATCGGCGAGTCCGAGTCCGGCCGGATCAGCCAGGCCGTCGCCGACCAGCGCCTGCTGGCCCTGCTGACCTCCAGCGGCCGTGTCGGCCGTACCACCGTCGAGAGGGTGTTCTCCACGATCAGACTGCGCCCCTCGGTGACACCGATGATCCGCGGCTTTCAGCGGGCCGGGCTGCGGGTGGGGCTGATCTCCGCCTCGTTCAACACCTACGTGGAGCCCATGGCAGCGCGCCTGGGTGTCACCGACTGGTACAGCAACGTCCACCTCGGTTTCGACGACACCGACGCGCTGGCCTCGGTCGGCTTCACGATCGACGCCGCCGAGCTCAAGCACCGCCAGCTCCACGACTTCTGCACCCGGCACCGACTGCATCCCAGCCGGGTGCTGGTGGCCGGTGACAGCGTGTACGACCTGCGGATGTTCCACTGCACGGGGCGCGGCGTCCTCATGGCGTTCCCGCACAACGCCCCCCTGCGCCCGCACGCCTGGCAGGTCATCGACCGCATCGACGAACTGACCGCGCTGACAGCCCTCCGCAACCCGCCGGAGTAA
- a CDS encoding prenyltransferase/squalene oxidase repeat-containing protein: MRVRPTPAHQTPWPSSALPVGWRTTMERLKTYVIERVEADGGVREPCQSRVLESALTLALLRSCPGRSDQAERISGYLKRRRTSAGPLDQALIAAACGSPSDSPSVDLDAYIAQAPTFTSRRKRVTFETFLIACGAKIGMEAEPDHTAFSNAGLHPWAETQTTAVKVIWATASGARHRIEHRDIDLLVSTQNRKEIWEGNLLVHLSALHALHRLGGHETLVRDGVDQVLQHQRRDGGIPFFTDTDTWCTATAGVALLAAGAPDDVIQSIADNLVDRQKPNGGWSVTDIADVTDTDDTSVVLELLHTHNDPTHEEAVERGRQALLATRGPDGGFPTYVGGAPSEVCMTAAAINALSCRPPRDPAVLDGALAYLAAGQRADGTFPPDWSASRLHCMFRAVLAVSPSDAPHAHVLRTRALDHILRTQNPDGGWGQQPGSASDPVSTAYALIALCHQPDPEPAAAGITYLMARQNSEGSIDSISDSIGPRPFVFRIPVLGDIFTLMAFGHIAHRTASLPAQHPLERPLTV, from the coding sequence ATGCGCGTTCGCCCGACACCCGCCCATCAGACCCCCTGGCCCAGCAGTGCGCTCCCTGTCGGCTGGCGCACCACGATGGAACGGCTCAAGACGTACGTCATCGAACGCGTCGAAGCCGACGGAGGAGTCCGCGAACCCTGCCAGAGCCGCGTGCTGGAATCCGCACTCACGCTGGCACTCCTGCGCTCCTGCCCCGGCCGGAGCGACCAGGCGGAGAGGATCTCCGGGTACCTGAAGCGCCGCAGGACGTCGGCCGGACCTCTCGACCAGGCACTGATCGCGGCAGCATGCGGCAGCCCGTCCGACAGCCCGTCCGTCGACCTCGACGCCTACATCGCACAGGCACCCACCTTCACCAGCCGGCGCAAACGCGTCACCTTCGAGACCTTCCTCATCGCCTGCGGGGCGAAGATCGGCATGGAAGCGGAGCCCGACCACACGGCCTTCTCCAACGCCGGGCTGCACCCCTGGGCCGAGACCCAGACGACCGCCGTGAAGGTCATCTGGGCAACGGCGTCAGGCGCACGGCACCGGATCGAACACCGTGACATCGACCTGCTGGTGTCCACCCAGAACCGGAAGGAGATCTGGGAGGGCAACCTCCTGGTGCACTTGTCCGCCCTGCACGCACTGCACCGACTCGGCGGACACGAAACCCTCGTCCGGGACGGAGTGGACCAAGTCCTCCAGCACCAGCGTCGCGACGGCGGAATCCCCTTCTTTACCGACACGGACACCTGGTGCACCGCGACCGCGGGTGTGGCACTCCTGGCCGCCGGCGCGCCGGACGACGTCATTCAGTCCATCGCCGACAACCTCGTCGACCGGCAGAAACCCAACGGCGGCTGGTCGGTCACAGACATCGCCGACGTGACCGACACCGACGACACCTCGGTCGTCCTCGAACTGCTCCACACCCACAACGACCCCACCCACGAAGAAGCCGTCGAACGCGGACGCCAGGCACTGCTCGCCACCCGCGGCCCCGACGGAGGCTTCCCGACATACGTCGGCGGCGCTCCCTCCGAGGTCTGCATGACCGCCGCCGCGATCAACGCACTCTCCTGCCGGCCGCCCCGCGACCCCGCCGTCCTCGACGGCGCCCTGGCCTACCTCGCCGCAGGGCAGCGCGCGGACGGCACCTTCCCGCCGGACTGGAGCGCCAGCAGGCTCCACTGCATGTTCCGTGCCGTACTGGCTGTCTCCCCGTCCGACGCGCCCCACGCGCACGTACTGCGGACGCGGGCGCTCGACCACATCCTCCGGACCCAGAACCCCGACGGAGGCTGGGGCCAGCAGCCCGGATCGGCCAGCGACCCGGTCAGCACGGCCTACGCCCTGATCGCCCTGTGCCACCAGCCGGACCCCGAACCGGCCGCCGCCGGCATCACCTACCTGATGGCCCGGCAGAACAGCGAAGGAAGCATCGACTCGATCTCCGACTCCATCGGCCCCCGCCCGTTCGTCTTCCGCATCCCCGTCCTCGGCGACATCTTCACGCTCATGGCCTTCGGCCACATCGCACACCGCACCGCATCCCTCCCCGCCCAACACCCCCTGGAACGGCCACTCACCGTCTGA
- a CDS encoding transposase family protein, which produces MVIYPAALDLPHALVEWVTMLIVTREGDRRCKLRPSQRAMVALVYLREHTTLAKIAAGFGISESTAHAYTSTVIRLLADRAPGLLKVLREADADFVLLDGTLAECDRVGDGRADYSHKHRRHGVNVQVVTDPGGRLLWLSPALPGRSHDLTAARTHRIIRICERQGVPILADLAYQGGGPWVSTGIKRKPLQELTLTEKTLNRALSAARAPVERGVARLKSWQIFRRSRCSPNRMTSIAKAILTLERQR; this is translated from the coding sequence TTGGTCATCTATCCTGCCGCACTCGACCTGCCCCATGCGCTCGTGGAGTGGGTGACGATGCTCATCGTCACCCGTGAGGGTGACCGGCGCTGCAAGCTCCGCCCGTCCCAGCGCGCGATGGTGGCACTGGTGTACCTGCGCGAACACACGACCCTGGCGAAGATCGCTGCCGGGTTCGGGATCAGCGAGTCCACCGCCCACGCCTACACCAGCACGGTCATCCGCCTGCTCGCCGACCGTGCACCGGGCCTGCTGAAAGTCCTGCGCGAAGCCGATGCGGACTTCGTCCTGCTGGACGGCACGCTCGCCGAGTGCGACCGGGTCGGCGACGGACGGGCCGACTATTCCCACAAACACCGCCGGCACGGGGTGAACGTGCAGGTGGTCACCGACCCGGGCGGCCGGCTGCTGTGGCTCTCACCCGCACTGCCGGGCCGATCTCACGACCTGACCGCTGCCCGCACCCACCGGATCATCCGCATCTGCGAGCGCCAGGGCGTCCCCATCCTGGCCGACCTCGCCTACCAGGGCGGCGGCCCCTGGGTGAGCACCGGCATCAAACGCAAGCCCCTGCAGGAACTCACCCTCACCGAGAAGACCCTCAACCGCGCGCTGTCCGCGGCCCGGGCACCGGTCGAACGCGGCGTCGCACGCCTGAAGTCCTGGCAGATCTTCCGCAGATCCCGATGCAGCCCCAACCGCATGACGTCAATCGCCAAAGCCATCCTCACCCTGGAGCGGCAACGCTGA
- a CDS encoding DUF4259 domain-containing protein, with amino-acid sequence MSPVWVARKTGDNDVGTWSSGILESDSAQDFIDQVRGMPVEERLASVEDLLAKVAADASVINREFLPEEVVAAVAIVAAAATKSRDFVWMNDENFLDAVHGIRRQGQLHNVALAALSEVADGDDAFLLAGWKDDGDRAAVVRQVDEIRAVLSGV; translated from the coding sequence ATGTCACCGGTCTGGGTGGCCCGGAAAACTGGAGATAATGACGTGGGAACGTGGAGTAGCGGTATCCTGGAGAGTGACAGTGCGCAAGACTTCATTGACCAGGTGAGAGGCATGCCTGTCGAGGAACGGTTGGCCTCCGTAGAAGATCTTCTGGCGAAGGTCGCAGCAGACGCATCGGTCATCAACCGAGAATTCCTTCCGGAGGAAGTAGTTGCAGCTGTGGCAATCGTTGCGGCGGCTGCCACCAAATCACGTGACTTCGTGTGGATGAATGACGAGAATTTTCTGGATGCAGTCCATGGCATCCGCCGACAGGGTCAACTCCATAACGTAGCCCTTGCTGCCTTGAGCGAGGTTGCCGATGGAGATGATGCATTCCTGTTGGCGGGATGGAAGGATGATGGCGACCGCGCCGCTGTGGTTCGACAGGTTGACGAAATTAGGGCGGTTCTTTCCGGAGTCTAG